Proteins from a single region of Lelliottia sp. JS-SCA-14:
- a CDS encoding PAAR domain-containing protein yields MKGVIRLNDPLVSGGKVIKASGADFMGKPVALKNDQVTCPEHKGTFPINECHPTWTMNGRGVVVDGCHAACGCEIKSTLPVAGAA; encoded by the coding sequence ATGAAAGGCGTAATTCGACTGAACGATCCACTGGTGAGCGGTGGAAAAGTGATTAAAGCGTCAGGTGCGGACTTTATGGGTAAACCCGTAGCCCTGAAAAACGATCAGGTGACGTGCCCGGAACATAAAGGGACGTTCCCGATCAATGAATGCCATCCGACCTGGACCATGAACGGCCGGGGGGTTGTGGTGGATGGGTGTCACGCTGCGTGCGGTTGCGAAATCAAAAGCACCCTGCCTGTTGCGGGAGCTGCGTGA
- a CDS encoding effector protein Tle3 domain-containing protein produces the protein MTDTKTKPYAPRVVSEGDIPVHKSLGETAQTCSVGVPRPMPGIVILVHGVNDVGEAYQNQEKGILQGLGKRLNRQDFYPHEWKDYRVTDPGRSPIIPFFWGYKPVTHDDYRADQKRYREEVEKMKDAAHLPFDTYQEDNADKKADLGNDGFSTLKYQNDNFGNALEANFAKGGGTFANATTNIPDMLGPGAGGAALGAAGFLSLHANGGDFTHPIFNNPHRIYQFFAAQRLADLIIQIRQPLETKDDVINIVAHSQGTIITMLANMLVVKAGLKPVNCTILNHSPYSLESRSAENIQPGHHQTDKARQDTFKNFCSLMAAQYKGGVLDEAALKEMEGACTLRKPSDNPLRKDAKFCRDNNGKVYNYFCPNDGVVSLTNVQGFGWRGIPKTIAAGISNLYQRVFYQHGEVGLAPTGTEFTLPPRMTGDADYSSLANTNYPTSASGVIVNGEELPETFIFELQGQNNHPDNDPKTSDKPYTANIDPDSPDAYISYSAKAHTIKLTQSATYAVNSYQRISWRPGHVLTPEELKIESIDRKVTVIRGVVTGSNAFPNVTLTWLRSREELEKEWRKADPVGYSQHSSIVASEFAPSHAMAYDLAIGQCRSFDFKAGKFWEDLLHRADWRDPLNKNPDAKEYYRSGKLPLDETKRYMNKPDEVLPENVVNQYNHATEFKPSRDLSVGNQAITNLQWDMPKAKSDAALAKRD, from the coding sequence ATGACGGATACGAAGACAAAACCGTATGCCCCTCGCGTGGTATCTGAAGGGGATATTCCGGTACATAAAAGCCTAGGTGAAACTGCCCAGACCTGCAGCGTGGGAGTGCCGCGCCCTATGCCGGGTATCGTGATTCTGGTACATGGTGTGAACGACGTGGGTGAAGCCTATCAGAATCAAGAAAAGGGCATTCTTCAGGGGCTGGGTAAACGGCTTAATCGGCAGGATTTTTACCCCCACGAATGGAAGGACTACAGAGTTACCGATCCTGGTCGCTCACCCATTATCCCTTTTTTCTGGGGATATAAACCCGTTACGCATGACGACTATCGGGCAGATCAGAAGCGTTATCGGGAAGAAGTAGAAAAGATGAAAGATGCGGCTCACCTGCCGTTTGATACGTATCAGGAAGATAACGCCGATAAAAAAGCCGACCTCGGGAATGACGGATTCAGCACGCTGAAGTACCAGAACGATAACTTCGGTAATGCTCTGGAAGCGAATTTTGCCAAAGGCGGTGGCACATTCGCAAACGCGACAACCAACATCCCCGATATGCTTGGGCCGGGCGCTGGCGGCGCAGCTCTGGGAGCTGCGGGGTTTCTATCATTGCACGCTAACGGCGGCGACTTTACACACCCTATTTTTAATAATCCGCACCGGATCTATCAGTTTTTTGCGGCTCAGCGCCTTGCCGATTTGATTATTCAGATTAGGCAGCCACTGGAAACGAAGGATGATGTTATCAATATTGTGGCGCACAGTCAGGGAACGATCATCACCATGCTTGCAAATATGCTTGTGGTGAAAGCCGGTTTGAAGCCGGTGAACTGCACGATCCTGAATCATTCTCCGTATTCACTGGAATCCCGCAGCGCTGAAAATATTCAGCCCGGCCATCACCAGACAGATAAAGCCCGTCAGGATACATTTAAAAATTTCTGCAGTCTGATGGCCGCACAGTACAAAGGTGGTGTGCTGGATGAAGCCGCTCTGAAGGAAATGGAAGGGGCCTGTACGCTGCGTAAACCGTCTGATAATCCGTTGCGAAAAGACGCCAAATTTTGCCGCGATAATAACGGAAAGGTCTATAACTACTTTTGCCCTAATGATGGTGTCGTGTCTTTGACAAACGTTCAGGGTTTTGGCTGGCGAGGCATCCCCAAAACCATCGCTGCCGGTATCTCAAACTTATATCAGCGAGTTTTTTACCAGCATGGTGAGGTCGGGCTGGCACCGACAGGAACAGAGTTTACGCTGCCGCCTCGTATGACGGGGGATGCGGATTACAGCAGTCTCGCGAATACCAATTATCCCACGTCTGCCTCGGGTGTGATCGTGAACGGTGAAGAACTACCGGAGACGTTTATCTTTGAACTCCAGGGACAGAATAATCACCCCGATAATGATCCGAAAACCAGCGATAAGCCTTACACAGCTAACATCGACCCGGACAGCCCGGATGCCTACATTTCGTATTCTGCAAAAGCCCACACAATCAAACTTACCCAGTCGGCAACTTATGCGGTGAACAGTTACCAACGTATCAGCTGGCGGCCCGGCCACGTTCTTACGCCTGAAGAACTAAAAATAGAAAGCATCGACCGGAAAGTGACGGTGATTCGCGGTGTAGTCACAGGATCAAATGCTTTTCCAAACGTCACGCTGACCTGGCTTCGTTCTCGCGAGGAACTGGAAAAAGAGTGGCGGAAAGCTGATCCGGTTGGGTATAGCCAGCACTCTTCTATCGTCGCCAGTGAATTCGCGCCGTCTCATGCGATGGCGTATGACCTGGCAATCGGTCAATGCCGATCGTTTGACTTTAAAGCGGGTAAATTCTGGGAAGACCTGTTGCACCGAGCGGACTGGCGTGATCCGTTGAATAAAAACCCTGATGCCAAGGAATATTACCGATCAGGAAAACTACCTTTAGATGAAACAAAGCGTTATATGAATAAACCCGACGAGGTATTACCAGAAAATGTGGTTAATCAGTATAACCATGCCACTGAATTCAAACCGTCCCGTGATTTGTCTGTAGGGAACCAGGCCATTACTAACCTCCAATGGGATATGCCTAAAGCTAAAAGCGATGCTGCCTTAGCGAAGAGGGATTAA
- a CDS encoding YodC family protein, which translates to MVFVVSDEVKPKNGGPSMIVTGYSSGMVECRWYDGYGIKREAFREDELLPGDGRQRRETA; encoded by the coding sequence ATGGTCTTTGTGGTCAGTGATGAAGTTAAGCCGAAAAACGGTGGTCCATCGATGATTGTCACCGGCTATTCCAGCGGTATGGTGGAGTGCCGGTGGTACGACGGGTACGGCATCAAGCGGGAAGCGTTTCGTGAAGACGAGCTTCTGCCCGGTGACGGACGACAACGGCGAGAAACGGCTTAA
- a CDS encoding mannosyl-3-phosphoglycerate phosphatase-related protein, producing MSLLKETLLIFTDLDGTLLDIHTYDWRPAAPWLDKLQDHQIPVILCSSKTAAETLEIQQDLGLEGLPFIAENGAVIQLDVRWDDHPNAPRLINGTPHSEIRSLIDPIRERSGYKFTTFDDVDERVIGEWTGLNRERSALARLHEASITLIWRDSDERMTQFESELEQLGLKFVQGARFWHILDARGGKDQAVNWLIDEYRKREGFVPTTIGLGDGPNDAPLLDNVDYAVVVKGINRHGIQLQEDIPERVYHTTQPGPEGWREGLDHFLSASRHTT from the coding sequence ATGTCCTTACTTAAGGAGACACTGCTGATATTTACCGATCTGGACGGTACGCTGCTGGATATCCACACCTACGACTGGCGGCCTGCCGCGCCCTGGCTGGATAAACTGCAGGACCATCAGATCCCGGTCATTTTATGCAGCAGTAAAACGGCGGCGGAGACCCTCGAAATCCAGCAGGATCTGGGGCTGGAAGGGTTGCCCTTTATTGCCGAAAACGGGGCGGTGATCCAGCTGGATGTGCGCTGGGACGATCACCCCAACGCCCCGCGGCTGATCAACGGCACGCCGCACAGTGAAATTCGCAGCCTCATCGATCCCATTCGCGAACGCAGCGGGTATAAATTCACCACTTTTGATGACGTCGACGAACGGGTGATCGGCGAATGGACCGGGCTGAACCGCGAGCGTTCGGCGCTGGCCCGTCTGCACGAAGCCTCAATCACCCTCATCTGGCGCGACAGCGACGAGCGGATGACGCAGTTTGAATCTGAGCTGGAGCAGCTCGGGTTGAAGTTCGTGCAGGGCGCGCGCTTCTGGCACATTCTGGATGCGCGGGGCGGGAAGGATCAGGCGGTTAACTGGCTGATTGATGAGTACCGCAAACGCGAGGGTTTTGTGCCGACGACGATCGGGCTGGGCGACGGCCCCAACGACGCCCCCCTGCTCGATAACGTCGATTACGCCGTGGTGGTGAAAGGCATTAACCGCCACGGCATTCAGCTCCAGGAAGATATACCTGAGCGGGTCTATCACACCACCCAACCGGGACCGGAAGGCTGGCGTGAAGGACTCGATCACTTCTTATCGGCGTCGCGCCACACCACCTGA
- a CDS encoding type VI secretion system Vgr family protein, which yields MEGRSETVQQQDTLNRYLLYFPRSKGVIPDVHSFTGEEALSKPYRYTIRFTSPDQNIGINAVLNQMAEFILRAPNPKATWHGQTHWLPVRQINGTITKFSRLKSSGDEALYECELEHELALLDRNYRSAVYMNMTIPELVTKLMKDSGHFDGYNIDFDRLSHSYPSREMIIQWKETDLQFIRRLLAEVGIWFRFENHDKVQGETVVIFGDSGSRYIFSDKQIPYVRNSGMTSYDEYITDLEEQHGLIPQNVLVRTYNYRDPQSPQTDKTIETSDIPEGVTTGQEYHYADHYLADGDFYGEEAETATFYARLRYERLLNGQTVLGATTSDPALQPGIMFNPTGTIPDGFKPGFLITTMAIRSSRAEHYRAVLTGIPYINGYSFRPEHLPRPVIAGTVPARVAAIGGDKVYAGLDAKGRYRVKFDFDLEEKKDGFESALIRLGRPYAGDTFGFHFPLLDGTEVAVDFEGGDPDRPFIAHVLHDGRRTDLVTNRNDTRNVIRTAAFNKIRLEDKRGEEHIKIATEYGKSQVSAGHLVDSEGKQRGEGVEARTDNHMALRAAKGILLTTEAQPRAAGKQLDMTAAIAQLEKALSLAMTLQQSALTAGASNVETDQQNALIQTLTNLTGPGLLTYADKGQAHVTPDNLQLSAGKDLIATAGSDASVNIVKKFSLAVGEKLSLFARKLGIQMIAGAGDITTQAQRGEMHMLSQQDFTLTSTAGKMNGSAKEGMQFVCGGGGIRISPNGLVTIFSPTGIELKAPNLKYDGPESASVQSPSFEKGAFKLRYKLHAGDDPEQILANKKFRLTSSSGQVVEGVTDSSGHSPLLDADDLDSYKMELME from the coding sequence ATGGAAGGACGATCCGAAACAGTTCAGCAGCAGGATACTCTAAACCGATATTTGTTATATTTTCCCCGTAGTAAAGGCGTTATCCCCGATGTTCACTCGTTTACGGGGGAAGAGGCATTAAGTAAACCCTACCGTTATACCATCCGCTTCACCAGCCCGGATCAGAACATTGGCATCAATGCCGTTCTTAACCAGATGGCCGAATTTATTCTGCGCGCCCCGAATCCGAAAGCCACCTGGCACGGGCAGACCCACTGGCTGCCGGTGCGCCAGATTAATGGCACGATCACCAAATTCTCTCGCCTGAAGTCGTCAGGTGACGAAGCGCTGTATGAGTGCGAGCTGGAGCATGAGCTGGCGCTGCTGGACAGAAATTATCGCTCAGCTGTGTACATGAATATGACGATTCCGGAGCTCGTCACGAAGCTGATGAAGGACAGCGGTCATTTTGACGGGTACAACATCGATTTTGACCGGTTGAGTCACAGCTACCCGAGTCGGGAAATGATTATTCAGTGGAAAGAAACCGATCTGCAGTTTATCCGCCGGTTGCTGGCGGAAGTGGGGATCTGGTTCCGCTTTGAAAATCACGACAAGGTTCAGGGCGAAACCGTCGTCATTTTTGGGGATTCTGGTAGCCGCTACATTTTCAGCGACAAACAGATACCGTATGTTCGAAATTCCGGTATGACCAGCTATGACGAATACATTACCGATCTGGAAGAACAGCATGGTCTGATCCCTCAAAACGTACTGGTCCGCACGTACAACTACCGTGATCCACAATCGCCACAAACTGATAAAACCATTGAAACGAGTGATATTCCGGAAGGCGTAACGACAGGCCAGGAATACCACTATGCCGATCACTACCTGGCCGACGGCGATTTTTACGGCGAAGAGGCGGAAACAGCCACGTTTTACGCCCGCCTGCGCTATGAGCGCCTGCTGAACGGGCAAACTGTGCTCGGGGCGACAACCAGCGATCCGGCGCTTCAGCCCGGCATTATGTTTAACCCAACCGGCACTATTCCTGACGGGTTTAAGCCCGGATTTTTGATAACGACGATGGCCATTCGCAGCAGCCGTGCGGAACACTACCGCGCTGTGTTGACGGGGATCCCCTACATCAACGGTTACAGCTTCCGCCCTGAACATCTGCCCCGACCGGTGATTGCCGGGACGGTGCCCGCAAGAGTGGCGGCCATCGGTGGAGATAAGGTTTATGCCGGACTCGATGCGAAAGGCCGCTACCGGGTGAAGTTTGATTTTGACCTTGAAGAAAAAAAAGACGGATTTGAAAGCGCATTGATACGTCTCGGCAGACCGTATGCCGGTGACACCTTTGGTTTTCACTTCCCGCTTCTGGATGGGACTGAGGTGGCCGTTGATTTTGAAGGTGGCGATCCTGACCGCCCGTTTATCGCCCACGTCCTGCATGACGGCCGCCGTACGGATTTGGTCACGAACCGTAACGATACCCGCAACGTTATTCGCACGGCTGCTTTTAACAAAATTCGCCTGGAGGACAAGCGCGGAGAGGAGCATATCAAGATCGCCACGGAGTACGGCAAGAGCCAGGTTAGCGCTGGCCACCTTGTTGACTCGGAGGGAAAACAGCGCGGTGAAGGTGTGGAAGCCAGAACCGACAACCATATGGCGCTACGTGCGGCTAAAGGGATACTGCTTACCACGGAAGCACAGCCACGCGCAGCGGGCAAACAGCTGGATATGACGGCCGCCATTGCGCAGCTGGAAAAAGCGCTGTCGCTGGCGATGACCCTGCAACAAAGCGCGCTAACGGCTGGAGCCAGTAATGTGGAAACCGATCAGCAGAATGCCCTCATCCAGACACTAACTAACCTGACCGGTCCGGGCCTGTTGACCTATGCCGATAAAGGGCAGGCACACGTTACGCCGGACAACCTGCAGCTGTCAGCGGGCAAAGATTTGATCGCCACGGCGGGCAGCGATGCCAGCGTGAACATCGTGAAAAAATTCTCGCTGGCCGTAGGGGAAAAACTCTCACTGTTTGCCCGCAAACTCGGCATTCAGATGATTGCCGGTGCGGGGGATATTACAACGCAGGCGCAGCGCGGCGAAATGCACATGCTGTCTCAGCAGGATTTCACGCTGACGAGTACCGCCGGAAAGATGAACGGCAGCGCTAAAGAGGGGATGCAGTTTGTCTGCGGCGGCGGCGGGATACGTATCAGTCCGAACGGGTTGGTCACGATTTTCTCGCCGACGGGCATCGAGCTGAAAGCACCGAACCTGAAATACGACGGACCGGAGAGTGCGTCGGTACAGTCACCGTCCTTTGAGAAGGGGGCATTTAAACTCCGTTACAAGCTGCACGCAGGTGATGATCCGGAGCAAATTCTGGCAAACAAAAAATTCAGGCTGACCAGTTCGTCCGGACAGGTGGTGGAAGGTGTGACCGACAGCAGCGGTCATTCACCGTTGCTCGATGCTGATGATCTCGACAGTTACAAAATGGAGTTGATGGAATGA
- a CDS encoding very short patch repair endonuclease produces the protein MTDVHSKATRSKNMRAIGTRDTAIEKRLAGLLTQSGFAFRAQDAALAGRPDFILDDYRCIIFTHGCFWHHHDCYLFKVPATRTEFWLEKIGKNVTRDQRDITTLMAQGWRVLIVWECALRGRLKLDDAALIERLEEWICGGGQTAQIDTTGIRPV, from the coding sequence ATGACGGATGTGCACAGTAAGGCGACGCGCAGTAAAAACATGCGTGCCATCGGCACGCGTGACACCGCGATTGAAAAACGGCTGGCGGGGCTGCTAACCCAGAGCGGTTTTGCGTTTCGCGCGCAGGATGCGGCGCTGGCCGGCCGCCCCGATTTTATCCTCGACGATTATCGCTGCATCATCTTCACCCACGGCTGTTTCTGGCACCATCACGACTGTTATCTGTTTAAAGTCCCGGCGACGCGCACCGAGTTCTGGCTGGAAAAAATCGGTAAGAACGTGACGCGCGACCAGCGGGATATCACCACGCTGATGGCGCAGGGTTGGCGGGTGCTGATTGTCTGGGAGTGTGCGCTGCGGGGCAGGTTAAAGCTTGATGACGCTGCGCTGATTGAGCGGCTGGAAGAGTGGATCTGCGGCGGTGGTCAAACCGCGCAGATCGACACCACGGGGATTCGGCCCGTTTAA
- the yedA gene encoding drug/metabolite exporter YedA: MRFRQLLPLIGALFSLYIIWGSTYFVIRIGVESWPPLMMAGVRFFSAGVLLLAFLLMRGHKLPPLRPMMNAALIGLLLLAVGNGGVTVAEHQNVPSGIAAVVVATVPLFTLCFSRLFGIRTRKLEWMGIGIGLAGIILLNSGGNLSGNPWGAVLILIGSMSWAFGSVLGSRVELPSGMMAGAIEMLAAGIVLLIVSILTGEKLTTMPTLSGFLAVGYLAIFGSIIAINSYMFLIRNVSPAVATSYAYVNPVVAVLLGTTFAGEVLSSVEWLALGVIIMAVVLVTLGKYLFPAKPVVTACEVEKR; this comes from the coding sequence ATGCGTTTCCGGCAATTATTACCCCTTATTGGAGCGCTATTTTCGCTCTACATCATCTGGGGTTCGACCTACTTTGTGATTCGTATCGGCGTGGAGAGTTGGCCACCGCTGATGATGGCGGGCGTGCGTTTCTTCTCTGCCGGTGTACTGCTTTTAGCGTTTCTGCTGATGCGCGGGCATAAACTCCCGCCGCTGCGCCCGATGATGAACGCGGCGCTGATCGGCCTGCTGCTGTTGGCCGTCGGTAACGGCGGCGTGACGGTGGCGGAGCATCAGAACGTGCCGTCCGGTATTGCGGCGGTGGTGGTCGCCACTGTGCCGCTGTTTACCCTCTGCTTTAGCCGACTGTTCGGCATCCGCACCCGCAAGCTGGAGTGGATGGGGATCGGCATTGGTCTGGCGGGGATTATTCTACTTAACAGCGGCGGCAACCTGAGCGGTAATCCGTGGGGCGCGGTGCTGATCCTGATTGGCTCCATGAGCTGGGCCTTTGGCTCGGTGTTGGGTTCAAGAGTGGAGTTACCCTCCGGGATGATGGCTGGTGCCATTGAGATGCTGGCGGCGGGCATTGTATTGCTCATCGTCTCGATCCTCACCGGTGAAAAACTCACGACGATGCCGACGCTCTCCGGTTTCCTGGCTGTCGGTTATCTGGCAATTTTTGGCTCGATTATCGCTATCAACTCGTACATGTTCCTGATCCGCAACGTCAGCCCTGCCGTTGCCACCAGCTACGCCTACGTTAACCCGGTGGTGGCCGTGTTGCTGGGCACCACCTTTGCGGGCGAGGTTTTATCGTCGGTTGAATGGTTGGCGCTGGGAGTGATTATTATGGCGGTGGTGCTGGTGACGCTCGGGAAGTATCTGTTCCCGGCAAAACCGGTGGTTACGGCGTGTGAGGTGGAGAAGCGGTAA
- a CDS encoding DUF808 domain-containing protein: MAGSSLLTLLDDIATLLDDISVMGKLAAKKTAGVLGDDLSLNAQQVTGVRANRELPVVWSVAKGSFINKVILVPLALLISAFIPWAITPLLMIGGAFLCYEGVEKVLHSFGSHKDEETPQARQQRLEALAAKDPMAFERDKVKGAIRTDFILSAEIVAITLGIVSESPLLNQVLVLSGIAILVTVGVYGLVGVIVKLDDMGYWLEKKSNALAQAVGKGLLVLAPWLMKSLSIIGTLAMFLVGGGIVVHGIPVLHHAIEHFSAEFGAIVAAVLPMVANLVIGFIIGAIVIAAVKGIEKVRGVSH; encoded by the coding sequence TTGGCAGGAAGTAGCTTATTAACATTGCTCGACGATATTGCCACCTTGCTGGATGACATTTCGGTGATGGGAAAACTAGCCGCCAAGAAGACGGCCGGTGTGCTGGGAGATGACTTGTCGCTCAACGCGCAGCAGGTGACGGGCGTTCGCGCCAACCGCGAGCTGCCGGTGGTGTGGAGCGTGGCGAAAGGGTCCTTTATCAACAAAGTGATCCTGGTGCCGCTGGCGCTGCTGATCAGCGCCTTTATCCCGTGGGCGATCACCCCGCTGCTGATGATTGGCGGCGCGTTCCTCTGCTACGAAGGCGTTGAAAAAGTGCTGCACTCCTTCGGCTCGCACAAGGACGAAGAGACCCCGCAGGCGCGGCAGCAACGCTTAGAAGCGCTGGCCGCCAAAGATCCGATGGCCTTCGAGCGCGATAAGGTGAAAGGGGCGATCCGCACGGACTTTATCCTCTCGGCGGAAATCGTGGCGATTACGCTTGGGATCGTGTCGGAATCACCGCTGCTCAACCAGGTGCTGGTGCTCTCGGGGATCGCGATTCTGGTCACCGTCGGCGTGTATGGCCTGGTGGGCGTGATCGTGAAGCTTGACGACATGGGCTACTGGCTGGAGAAAAAATCCAACGCCCTGGCGCAGGCGGTCGGCAAAGGTCTGCTGGTCCTGGCCCCGTGGCTGATGAAATCCCTCTCGATTATCGGCACCCTGGCGATGTTCCTGGTCGGCGGTGGGATCGTGGTACACGGCATCCCGGTTCTGCATCACGCCATTGAACATTTCAGCGCGGAATTCGGCGCCATTGTCGCGGCGGTTCTGCCGATGGTCGCTAACCTGGTGATTGGCTTTATCATCGGGGCCATCGTCATTGCGGCGGTAAAGGGCATCGAAAAAGTGCGTGGAGTTTCGCACTAA
- the dgcQ gene encoding cellulose biosynthesis regulator diguanylate cyclase DgcQ translates to MQRDVYKAKTHFLERLRHQPGKIVNLCFVIVLIFSTILTWREVVVLEDAYISSQQNHLKNVASSLDRQLQFSIDKLLFFRHSMGDALQTPLGFRVLQDAVTKFNRLRNQPFWQLDVDQQRTLPISGVSDATVERTTLLARDGQRIGNELSAALEVGYLLRLATSTTGKERRVSYVSRAGFFLSTDPSPLDYTIVSRYYDLVTRPWFTQQNERQNRSRGVRWFMAPLSDDREERVITASLPVYQDHYWYGVLAMDFTLPTMKQLLTEAVDRRTDGEYQLYDSRLNLITTSEPPDGLVNQFDELERAQIAHAIESDTQGGLRLNSRYISWERLDHFDGVVLRVHTLQEGVNGDFGSISIALALLWALFTAMLLISWLVIRRMVSNMSSMQNSLQWQAWHDPLTRLNNRGALFDRAKTLAQECREQNIPFSVIQLDLDHFKSINDRFGHQAGDKVLCHTAGLIASALRSSDVAGRVGGEEFCVVLPGATTRQAAEVAERIRACINRKEILVRKSTTTRISASLGVSSTEENENSDFEQLQSIADARLYLAKQQGRNQVVWRDADKK, encoded by the coding sequence GTGCAGCGCGATGTCTATAAAGCCAAAACGCATTTTCTTGAACGGTTACGTCACCAGCCCGGGAAAATCGTTAATCTCTGTTTTGTGATTGTCCTTATCTTTTCAACGATCCTCACCTGGCGCGAAGTGGTAGTGCTGGAAGATGCCTACATCTCCAGCCAGCAAAATCACCTGAAAAATGTGGCCAGCTCTCTCGACCGGCAGCTCCAGTTCAGCATCGATAAACTGCTCTTTTTTCGCCACAGCATGGGCGATGCGCTGCAAACGCCGCTCGGCTTTCGCGTGCTGCAGGATGCCGTCACCAAATTTAACCGTCTGCGCAATCAGCCATTCTGGCAGCTGGATGTCGATCAGCAGCGCACGCTGCCGATAAGCGGCGTCTCAGACGCGACGGTGGAGCGCACCACGCTGCTGGCGCGCGACGGTCAGCGCATCGGCAACGAGCTCTCTGCCGCGCTGGAGGTGGGTTATCTGCTGCGTCTTGCCACCTCGACCACCGGCAAGGAGAGGCGTGTCTCTTATGTCTCGCGCGCCGGATTTTTTCTCTCAACCGATCCTTCGCCTCTTGATTACACGATTGTCTCCCGTTACTACGACCTGGTGACGCGCCCGTGGTTTACCCAGCAGAACGAGCGGCAAAACCGCTCGCGCGGCGTGCGCTGGTTTATGGCGCCCCTGTCCGACGACCGCGAGGAGAGGGTGATCACCGCCAGCCTGCCGGTCTATCAGGATCACTACTGGTACGGCGTGCTGGCGATGGATTTCACCCTCCCGACCATGAAGCAGTTGCTGACGGAAGCCGTCGATCGCCGCACGGACGGAGAGTATCAGCTGTATGACAGCCGCCTGAATCTGATCACCACTTCCGAGCCGCCAGACGGGCTGGTCAATCAGTTTGACGAACTCGAGCGGGCGCAGATTGCCCATGCCATCGAAAGCGATACCCAGGGCGGCCTTCGCCTGAACTCGCGCTATATCAGCTGGGAGCGACTCGACCATTTTGACGGCGTAGTGCTGCGTGTGCATACCTTGCAGGAAGGGGTAAACGGGGATTTCGGCAGTATCAGTATCGCGCTGGCGCTGCTGTGGGCGCTCTTTACGGCGATGCTGCTGATCTCCTGGCTGGTGATCCGCCGGATGGTCAGCAACATGTCCAGCATGCAAAACTCTCTCCAGTGGCAGGCGTGGCACGACCCGCTGACGCGGCTCAACAACCGTGGCGCCCTGTTTGATCGGGCCAAAACCCTGGCGCAAGAGTGCCGCGAGCAGAACATTCCTTTCTCGGTGATTCAGCTCGATCTGGACCATTTCAAAAGCATTAACGACCGCTTCGGCCACCAGGCCGGAGACAAAGTGCTGTGTCACACCGCCGGGCTGATCGCCAGCGCTCTGCGCAGCAGCGATGTCGCCGGGCGCGTCGGCGGCGAAGAGTTCTGCGTGGTGCTGCCGGGAGCGACCACCCGGCAGGCCGCCGAAGTGGCGGAGCGCATTCGCGCCTGTATCAACCGCAAAGAGATTCTGGTGAGGAAAAGCACCACCACGCGGATCAGCGCCTCGCTGGGCGTGAGCAGCACGGAGGAGAACGAGAATTCCGACTTCGAGCAGCTGCAGTCCATTGCCGATGCGCGCCTGTACCTGGCGAAACAGCAGGGGAGAAATCAGGTGGTGTGGCGCGACGCCGATAAGAAGTGA